A single genomic interval of Sebastes umbrosus isolate fSebUmb1 chromosome 11, fSebUmb1.pri, whole genome shotgun sequence harbors:
- the LOC119497439 gene encoding gonadotropin-releasing hormone II receptor-like isoform X1, protein MLDCPNTHNLLLLLLLLLLLLCRMSGNWSVGRLSSLAPPSISVATPPPNSSQFPPLTDWEAPSFTRAAQFRVGATFVLFLFAACSNVALLVSVWRGRGRRLASHLRPLMLSLASADLMMTFVVMPLDAVWNVTVQWYAGDALCKLLCFLKLFAMHASAFILVVISLDRQHAILHPLDTLSAHRRNRRMLLLAWSLSLLLASPQLFIFRAIRMEAADFTQCATHGSFSRRWQETVYNMFHFTTLYVVPLLVMSCCYSRILLHIHLQHLREKAGESYLRRSGTDIIPKARMKTLKMTVVIVLSFVVCWTPYYLLGIWYWFQPDMLRVTPEYVHHGLFVFGNLNTCCDPVIYGFYTPSFRADLAACCRRTRRDASLRSPDRRSARQGLHSGEHEAGPATNNQAGD, encoded by the exons ATGTTGGACTGTCCAAACACTCacaaccttcttcttcttcttcttcttcttcttcttcttctctgcaggATGTCAGGTAACTGGTCTGTCGGGAGGCTGTCATCACTGGCTCCACCCTCCATCTCTGTGGCCACGCCCCCTCCCAACAGCTCCCAGTTCCCCCCTCTCACAGACTGGGAGGCTCCCAGCTTCACCCGGGCCGCTCAGTTCCGTGTCGGAGCCACCTTCGtcctcttcctgtttgccgCCTGCAGTAACGTCGCCCTATTGGTCAGTGTGTGGCGTGGGCGTGGCCGGCGGTTGGCGTCTCACCTGCGGCCGCTGATGTTGAGCCTGGCGTCAGCCGACCTGATGATGACATTTGTGGTGATGCCTCTGGACGCGGTGTGGAATGTGACGGTGCAGTGGTACGCTGGAGACGCGCTCTGTAAGCTGCTCTGCTTCCTGAAGCTGTTCGCCATGCATGCCTCCGCCTTCATCCTCGTCGTCATCAGCCTTGACCGCCAGCACGCCATCCTGCACCCACTGGACACTCTGAGCGCGCACCGCAGGAACCGACgcatgctgctgctggcctGGAGCCTCAGCCTGCTGCTCGCATCACCACAG CTGTTCATCTTCCGGGCGATCAGGATGGAGGCCGCAGACTTCACTCAGTGTGCGACGCACGGCAGCTTCAGCCGCCGCTGGCAGGAAACTGTCTACAACATGTTCCACTTCACCACGTTGTACGTCGTCCCCCTGCTGGTGATGAGCTGCTGTTACAGCCGCATCCTGCTGCACATCCACCTGCAGCACCTGAGAGAAAAAG CAGGTGAGTCGTACCTGCGTCGCAGCGGCACCGACATCATCCCGAAGGCTCGGATGAAGACTCTGAAGATGACAGTGGTCATCGTCCTGTCCTTCGTGGTGTGCTGGACGCCGTACTACCTGCTGGGGATCTGGTACTGGTTCCAGCCCGACATGCTGCGCGTCACACCTGAGTACGTGCACCACGGCCTCTTCGTGTTCGGGAACCTGAACACCTGCTGCGACCCCGTCATCTACGGCTTCTACACGCCGTCCTTCAGGGCCGACCTCGCCGCCTGCTGCCGCAGGACGAGGAGGGACGCTTCGCTGCGATCTCCGGACCGACGGTCCGCCAGGCAGGGTCTTCACAGCGGGGAGCACGAGGCGGGCCCCGCCACCAACAACCAGGCGGgagactga
- the LOC119497439 gene encoding gonadotropin-releasing hormone II receptor-like isoform X2, with the protein MLDCPNTHNLLLLLLLLLLLLCRMSGNWSVGRLSSLAPPSISVATPPPNSSQFPPLTDWEAPSFTRAAQFRVGATFVLFLFAACSNVALLVSVWRGRGRRLASHLRPLMLSLASADLMMTFVVMPLDAVWNVTVQWYAGDALCKLLCFLKLFAMHASAFILVVISLDRQHAILHPLDTLSAHRRNRRMLLLAWSLSLLLASPQLFIFRAIRMEAADFTQCATHGSFSRRWQETVYNMFHFTTLYVVPLLVMSCCYSRILLHIHLQHLREKGESYLRRSGTDIIPKARMKTLKMTVVIVLSFVVCWTPYYLLGIWYWFQPDMLRVTPEYVHHGLFVFGNLNTCCDPVIYGFYTPSFRADLAACCRRTRRDASLRSPDRRSARQGLHSGEHEAGPATNNQAGD; encoded by the exons ATGTTGGACTGTCCAAACACTCacaaccttcttcttcttcttcttcttcttcttcttcttctctgcaggATGTCAGGTAACTGGTCTGTCGGGAGGCTGTCATCACTGGCTCCACCCTCCATCTCTGTGGCCACGCCCCCTCCCAACAGCTCCCAGTTCCCCCCTCTCACAGACTGGGAGGCTCCCAGCTTCACCCGGGCCGCTCAGTTCCGTGTCGGAGCCACCTTCGtcctcttcctgtttgccgCCTGCAGTAACGTCGCCCTATTGGTCAGTGTGTGGCGTGGGCGTGGCCGGCGGTTGGCGTCTCACCTGCGGCCGCTGATGTTGAGCCTGGCGTCAGCCGACCTGATGATGACATTTGTGGTGATGCCTCTGGACGCGGTGTGGAATGTGACGGTGCAGTGGTACGCTGGAGACGCGCTCTGTAAGCTGCTCTGCTTCCTGAAGCTGTTCGCCATGCATGCCTCCGCCTTCATCCTCGTCGTCATCAGCCTTGACCGCCAGCACGCCATCCTGCACCCACTGGACACTCTGAGCGCGCACCGCAGGAACCGACgcatgctgctgctggcctGGAGCCTCAGCCTGCTGCTCGCATCACCACAG CTGTTCATCTTCCGGGCGATCAGGATGGAGGCCGCAGACTTCACTCAGTGTGCGACGCACGGCAGCTTCAGCCGCCGCTGGCAGGAAACTGTCTACAACATGTTCCACTTCACCACGTTGTACGTCGTCCCCCTGCTGGTGATGAGCTGCTGTTACAGCCGCATCCTGCTGCACATCCACCTGCAGCACCTGAGAGAAAAAG GTGAGTCGTACCTGCGTCGCAGCGGCACCGACATCATCCCGAAGGCTCGGATGAAGACTCTGAAGATGACAGTGGTCATCGTCCTGTCCTTCGTGGTGTGCTGGACGCCGTACTACCTGCTGGGGATCTGGTACTGGTTCCAGCCCGACATGCTGCGCGTCACACCTGAGTACGTGCACCACGGCCTCTTCGTGTTCGGGAACCTGAACACCTGCTGCGACCCCGTCATCTACGGCTTCTACACGCCGTCCTTCAGGGCCGACCTCGCCGCCTGCTGCCGCAGGACGAGGAGGGACGCTTCGCTGCGATCTCCGGACCGACGGTCCGCCAGGCAGGGTCTTCACAGCGGGGAGCACGAGGCGGGCCCCGCCACCAACAACCAGGCGGgagactga